One genomic segment of Gimesia chilikensis includes these proteins:
- the hisF gene encoding imidazole glycerol phosphate synthase subunit HisF, translating into MLAKRIIPCLDVHAGRVVKGVNFVNLQDAGDPVEVAARYEEQGADELVFLDITASHEERDIILDIVRRTSEVIFMPLTVGGGIRTLEDIRALLNAGCDKVSINSSAVKNPDLIREAALRFGSQCIVVNIDPKRVEKDGKEFWEVHVNGGRVPTGLEAIEWARRVEELGAGEIVLTSMDADGTKDGYDLPMTKAVAEAVSIPVVASGGAGCPEHLYQILTEGKASAALAASIFHYGTHPVDETKHYLAERGIPIRFKSEVSLTRS; encoded by the coding sequence ATGCTGGCTAAACGCATTATTCCGTGTCTCGATGTGCATGCGGGACGGGTCGTCAAAGGGGTCAACTTCGTTAATCTGCAGGACGCCGGCGATCCGGTCGAGGTTGCTGCCCGCTACGAAGAACAGGGGGCCGACGAACTGGTCTTCCTGGATATTACTGCCAGCCATGAAGAACGTGACATCATCCTGGATATCGTGCGTCGCACGTCCGAAGTCATCTTCATGCCACTCACCGTCGGCGGGGGCATCCGCACGCTGGAAGACATTCGCGCCCTGCTGAATGCGGGCTGTGACAAGGTTTCCATCAATTCTTCAGCTGTGAAAAATCCGGACCTGATCCGCGAGGCGGCCCTGCGATTCGGCAGCCAGTGTATCGTGGTGAATATCGATCCCAAGCGGGTAGAGAAAGATGGAAAGGAATTCTGGGAAGTACACGTTAACGGCGGACGGGTTCCCACCGGACTGGAAGCGATCGAGTGGGCCAGACGCGTTGAAGAACTGGGTGCGGGGGAAATCGTCCTCACATCGATGGACGCAGATGGCACGAAAGACGGCTACGATTTACCGATGACCAAGGCCGTCGCGGAAGCGGTTTCCATTCCGGTCGTCGCCAGTGGTGGTGCCGGCTGCCCTGAACACTTATATCAAATCTTAACCGAAGGGAAAGCCAGTGCAGCGCTGGCTGCCAGTATTTTCCATTATGGCACCCATCCTGTTGACGAAACCAAACACTACCTGGCTGAGCGGGGAATTCCGATCCGTTTCAAAAGCGAAGTTTCACTCACGCGGTCGTAA
- a CDS encoding type IV pilus twitching motility protein PilT: MATTVPAKAKEISPITGRAENEVDKVFRQLIKHGGSDLHMQVGKAPILRVKGTLRELQMDPIDRDQMMALFNPMMDERNKKIFHDEGGADFSYVVEHEGEAWRFRVNLFIQLGFPGMVSRKIERSIPNFEGLYLPPVMESLCKFDQGMVLLAGVTGSGKSTTIASMLNWVNDHYRKHILTIEDPIEFVYTQNKCLINQREVGIDVKDFEIAMKHAVRQDPDIMLVGEMRDMETFSTAIHAAETGHLVFGTIHASNAPSCIGRILDLFPQDMHKALRGSLAFNMRAIVAQKLLRTIVDKPGRVPIVEIMTFNPTVRKLVLEEQDEKLAAAIRIGKDEGMQQFNDSLKGFIDREFISRADAFEISPNVEELKMTLKGIDVKGAAIL; the protein is encoded by the coding sequence ATGGCGACAACCGTTCCTGCGAAAGCAAAAGAGATCTCCCCGATCACCGGGCGTGCTGAAAATGAAGTTGATAAAGTGTTCCGCCAGCTGATCAAGCATGGCGGTTCCGACTTGCACATGCAGGTTGGTAAAGCGCCCATCCTGCGTGTGAAGGGTACTCTCCGCGAACTGCAGATGGATCCGATCGACCGTGATCAGATGATGGCACTGTTTAATCCCATGATGGATGAACGTAACAAGAAAATCTTCCACGACGAAGGGGGAGCCGACTTTTCCTACGTCGTCGAGCATGAAGGCGAAGCCTGGCGTTTCCGTGTGAACCTGTTTATTCAGCTCGGCTTTCCCGGCATGGTCTCCCGTAAAATTGAACGCTCGATTCCCAACTTCGAAGGGCTGTATCTGCCCCCCGTGATGGAGTCGCTGTGTAAGTTCGACCAGGGCATGGTTCTGCTGGCCGGGGTGACGGGTAGTGGTAAAAGTACGACGATCGCCTCCATGCTGAACTGGGTCAACGACCACTACCGCAAACACATTCTGACGATCGAAGACCCGATCGAATTTGTGTATACCCAGAATAAGTGTCTGATCAACCAGCGTGAAGTCGGGATCGATGTGAAGGACTTCGAAATCGCGATGAAACACGCCGTGCGTCAGGACCCCGACATCATGCTGGTGGGGGAAATGCGTGACATGGAAACCTTCTCGACAGCGATCCACGCTGCGGAAACGGGGCACCTTGTGTTTGGAACAATTCACGCATCCAACGCTCCTTCCTGCATCGGCCGTATTCTGGACCTCTTCCCGCAGGACATGCACAAAGCACTCCGCGGCTCGCTGGCCTTCAACATGCGTGCCATCGTAGCCCAGAAACTGTTGAGAACCATCGTCGATAAACCGGGTCGTGTGCCAATTGTGGAAATCATGACTTTCAACCCGACCGTGCGTAAGCTGGTACTGGAAGAGCAGGACGAAAAGCTGGCCGCCGCCATCCGGATCGGTAAAGACGAAGGGATGCAGCAGTTCAACGACAGCCTCAAAGGCTTCATCGACCGCGAGTTCATCAGTCGTGCCGACGCGTTCGAAATTTCACCGAACGTGGAAGAGCTGAAGATGACCCTTAAAGGGATCGACGTCAAAGGCGCTGCGATTCTGTAA
- a CDS encoding SMP-30/gluconolactonase/LRE family protein, whose amino-acid sequence MLKSVTSILLLCLLLCDTLPLSGAEPKESHPVPRTVAPGAELEEEYAAKAFFEGPVWDPVGKKWYFTSFVDKDTKILRLDGEGQARIWLDNTKGINGTYLSNEGNMLGAQAYGQHVMSYGFGESGPSETTVIAANPKWNQPNDVCQTPNGNIYFTDPDFKNRKTSAVYVRTTDGAVKKIITEMPVPNGIIASNDGKTLYVGDSHEKLWRSYPILEDGTVGEGKVFFNPETARQDSPDGMSIDAEGNLYLSGRGGVWVASPEGKSLGLIPVPVFCSNVSFGGVDGKTLLLTCSNKVYSLKMKVPGGQYR is encoded by the coding sequence ATGCTGAAATCTGTTACATCGATACTGCTGTTGTGCCTGCTCCTCTGTGACACGCTCCCACTTTCTGGAGCAGAGCCGAAAGAATCCCACCCGGTCCCCCGGACTGTAGCTCCCGGTGCCGAGTTAGAGGAAGAGTATGCTGCGAAAGCCTTCTTTGAGGGTCCCGTCTGGGATCCCGTGGGGAAGAAGTGGTACTTCACTTCGTTTGTGGACAAAGACACCAAGATCCTCCGTCTGGACGGGGAAGGGCAGGCGCGCATCTGGCTGGATAATACCAAAGGCATCAATGGTACCTATCTCTCCAACGAGGGGAACATGCTGGGAGCGCAGGCCTACGGTCAGCATGTGATGAGCTACGGCTTTGGTGAGTCGGGGCCGAGTGAGACAACCGTGATTGCCGCGAACCCGAAATGGAATCAGCCCAATGATGTCTGTCAGACTCCGAATGGAAATATCTATTTTACCGACCCGGATTTCAAGAACCGGAAAACGAGCGCTGTCTACGTCAGAACTACCGATGGTGCTGTGAAGAAAATCATTACCGAGATGCCGGTGCCGAACGGAATTATCGCGTCGAATGACGGCAAGACTTTGTATGTCGGCGACAGTCATGAGAAATTGTGGCGGAGCTATCCCATTCTGGAAGACGGCACCGTGGGTGAGGGCAAAGTCTTTTTCAATCCTGAGACCGCACGTCAGGATTCGCCCGACGGAATGAGCATCGATGCCGAAGGGAACCTGTATCTGTCAGGGCGGGGCGGTGTCTGGGTGGCGAGCCCTGAGGGGAAATCGCTGGGACTGATTCCCGTGCCTGTCTTCTGTTCGAACGTCAGCTTCGGCGGCGTGGATGGCAAGACTTTGCTGCTGACCTGCTCCAACAAGGTTTACAGCCTGAAAATGAAAGTACCCGGGGGCCAGTACCGCTGA
- a CDS encoding DUF1559 domain-containing protein produces the protein MRRHQWQRRGFTLIELLVVIAIIAILIALLLPAVQQAREAARRSTCKNNLKQMGLALHNYHEAFGCFPPGQIRGWNGTVELGSGASWGALILPYMDQAPLYNKLNFNIGIYEGTNKTAINAVSGLSIVLCPSDTDRAPTRSIHSSSTPNYMSSIPSTSYFGSIGGFQNGDSTDPRLSGGFFTYDRARPTKIASISDGTSNTIAVGEKSYQVWTGGSWLGVQHNTYQTSSPGNDTACCQDWYLGAGIYPMTNQLTPGLGSPNWRYGSVHTGGAHFLMADGAVRFISENIQHIVSTRSASTCATNNCGCEWSNDANACAPGAPGGWNDKAYLGNHFGIYQRLHHRNDGLTLGDF, from the coding sequence ATGAGACGTCATCAATGGCAGAGACGAGGTTTTACCCTGATTGAGTTGCTGGTGGTAATTGCCATCATCGCGATCCTGATTGCCCTGTTGCTACCGGCAGTCCAGCAGGCGCGCGAGGCGGCACGCAGAAGCACCTGTAAAAATAATCTAAAGCAGATGGGCCTGGCACTCCATAATTATCATGAAGCCTTTGGTTGTTTTCCTCCGGGACAGATTCGCGGCTGGAATGGTACTGTCGAACTGGGAAGCGGTGCTTCCTGGGGGGCCTTGATTCTTCCCTACATGGATCAGGCACCGCTGTACAACAAACTCAATTTTAACATCGGAATCTATGAGGGAACCAACAAAACCGCGATCAACGCTGTTTCTGGTTTAAGTATTGTGCTCTGTCCCAGTGATACCGACCGGGCTCCGACACGCAGTATTCACTCTTCGAGTACGCCCAACTATATGAGCTCAATTCCGAGCACCAGTTATTTCGGCAGCATCGGCGGTTTCCAGAACGGAGACAGTACAGATCCCCGGCTTTCCGGTGGCTTTTTCACCTATGATCGGGCACGGCCCACCAAGATCGCCTCCATCAGCGATGGGACCTCGAACACCATTGCTGTGGGTGAAAAGTCTTACCAGGTCTGGACCGGTGGCTCGTGGCTGGGCGTGCAACACAATACCTATCAGACTTCCAGCCCGGGGAATGATACCGCCTGCTGCCAGGACTGGTACCTGGGAGCGGGGATCTATCCGATGACCAACCAGCTCACTCCCGGTCTGGGCAGCCCGAACTGGCGGTATGGCAGTGTGCATACGGGCGGCGCGCATTTCCTGATGGCTGATGGAGCCGTCCGGTTCATTTCCGAAAACATTCAGCACATCGTTTCCACCCGCAGCGCTTCTACCTGTGCCACGAATAACTGTGGCTGTGAATGGAGCAATGACGCCAACGCTTGCGCGCCAGGTGCTCCAGGGGGCTGGAATGACAAAGCTTATCTCGGTAATCACTTTGGCATCTATCAGCGGCTGCATCACAGAAATGATGGATTGACCCTCGGCGATTTTTAA